The sequence accccctctgcagccagagctccagcagagccgcggtgcagctctgcagccacgtgccccggtccctctgcagagcacaggggctgagagcagctgcccggcagtgttggtgtgtgggaggtggcgagcagagctgggcaagggcaACGCTGCCCTCAGTGCCTGGCTCGCTCGCCCTGGACACTCTTACCTAGACCATCAgtgcaattttacttctttctctgccgttttgggttagttttattctctagctcttgctgtcaggctctctggggatgggtgtttcagctgcagagtcacaCTCTGACCTTGTGGGTCCTCTCCTGCAGGTGTGTCCATGGGAACaagtgtcccagctttcctctcagctgtggggctgtgggcaatgccctatgtggggctgggcaaggggctggttCTCCCTGAACCTGATGCTCTTGTTAGGGCACTTGGCTACCTCCTTGAAGTTCCCTTCCAAGCAGCGAGTTGCCCTCCAGAGTGGAAACCTGTCCCCTCGCACCCATTAGTGATCTGAAAGCCCCACATAGAAGCGTAGAgtttctgtgatggagaaaacactgttggggtgggtgaaatgagctgtgtatcctttgctgtgggtgggatgCTGAGTTCTGATGAAAGTCTACAACCTTTActggtctgtggtgggtcagtccgttctcagcagtgccttgtgGTATTTCAGGGTAACATGGGAGTGTGGCCACCATTCATCTCAGGAAGGTGCAAGCCCATAGAAACTGGGAACCAGAAGGACAGACCACCTCCCCTCACTGGGCACTCACCCACAGGCAATCCTCTTGCGTCACAGACCTCACTGTGTTCCCCCGGAGGGCAgcaaaaatgctctgcttttctgacatgTGAAAATACTCAACAGGAGAGATGGGggggagctgtgaaaaaaactaaagcTCTCTTACAATGCCTTCACCCTTCCCGTTCCTTAGCACTGGCGCTGCAGACGCTGACCAGCCCTTCTGCGTTGGCACTGGTTTCAGAGGACAAAGTTAAACACCAGGACtggtccctgcccccacccactgctgcagagtggggctggctggtcaAGAGCCCGTGGGCAGATGCCCTGCTCTTCATCACCCACACggccagcaccaagcagggctgcagccacacagctgcaggaaggtctccgagaaaagagagggatgtctgtgtgtgacggggggatggtctgtgggaaatggctttgattttgcttgcagaagtcTCCCCTAAATTAtcactgtctttttctcctgtgacaggaccatatgcccagaggcagcacatgtccaacagcagctccatcacccagttcctcctcctggcattggcagacacgcaggagctgcagctcttgcacttctggctctccctgggcatctacctggctgccctcatggccaatgGCCTCATCATCATCACAGTAGTGTGCGACCaccacctgcacacccccatgtacttcttcctcctcaacctctccctcctcgacctaggctccatctccaccactctccccaaagccatgaccaactccctctgggacaccagggacatctcctactcaggatgtgctgcacagctcttcctgattgtctttttcctttcagcggagtgttctctcctcaccgtcatggcctatgaccgctacgtggccatctgccagcccctgcactacgggaccctgctgggcagcagagcttgtgtccacatggcagcagctgcctgggccagtgggtttctctatgctgcgctgcacacggccaatacactgtcactgccgctctgccacggcaatgccctgggacaggtcttctgtgaaatcccacagatcctcaagctctcctgctcacacacctacctcagggaagtggggctaATTGTGGCTGGTGCTTCTTTAttatttggctgttttgtttttattgttctgtCTTACatgcagatcttcagggctgtgctgaggatcccctctgagcagggatggcacaaagccttttccacgtgcctccctcacctggccgtggtctCCCTCTTTGTCAGCACTGCCACGTTTGCCTACCTGAAACCCCGCTctatctcctccccatccctggacctggtggtggCAGTTCTGTACtcggtggtgcctccagcagtgaaccccctcatctacagcatgaggaaccaggagctgaagggtgCAATGTGCAAACTGATAGCTGGATGTTCTTCTAAAGCATTAAAATGATGAATAGCATTTATAATGTAGTTCATCACAGACCCTGActctcttctgaattttttgtaGTTACTTGTGGTATTTCAGTTCTGATAAAGTTGTCATCCCCATTCTAATtccttctgtgattttcttttctgaaggtgcCCTGCTCTCTCCTCATCTAACAAAGCCAAAGGGCCATTAGGAAACTATATTTTGGCTGGGATTCTTCCTTCCAAGGCctttctggagctgcagggacagttCCTCTGTCCACAGACGGAGGGGAAAAGGTTCCTGGCATGGCAGCAGTACCAGGGAACACCAGCCCTTGGCTCTCAAGTGCTGTCCTTCTTCCACTTCCACACTCTCCTTCTGACCCCATGCCTTGGTGTAAGGCCTGAGGGCTCTGGCAGCTTGGTCACCGCCGTGCTGCGTGGCAGTCCTGTGAgcgcaggcaggggcaggcaacCGGCACTCTGTGACGGTGCTGACCTCCATAAAATGCTATGGATTTGTGGAGACCAcctgaatgcagcactgcaaCGTGCTTCCTTGAACCGAGGTCCCCGTGCCCGTTGCTCATGACGAGGGCCATCTCCGCGAGGTGCCGAGCAGGGCGCGACACCCCCGagctgaggtgctgccagcctctggcaggggcagcaggaggccaggcagtcactgtgcctgctgcagtgctctgcctccGCATGTGCCAGGGACGGGCTCGTGCCTCTGAGCACCCCTGTGTGCGTGAGGCTGGGGTACAACCACGCCAGCAGTGCATGAGGCCAGCTGAGTTGGGGACACCTCCCAGGGCCCGGCCGTTCCTGTGTGTGACTGCAGGAACAAAGGCCACTGTCCCAGGGAGATTCATCTCACCCACCTTGGGCAGGCTCATTGCAAGGGCCTCGGTCTGATCACGGCACCCTTTCTGGATGGTGCCCTCAAATGTGTCCGAGCAATCAGGGAGGTTCTGGGGTCCTGGCAAAAGGCAGACATCCAGCCtttgttcaggaaaagcaagaaggacaATTGGGAGAAATACAGGCTGGTCATCCTCACCTTAGTGTCTGGGGAAATGACGGTGGAAATATTCCTGCAGCCATTTCCAGGTAATTGTGGGACATCAAAGGGCTTGCTGCACCCATACGTATTGAGGCAAGAAGGGGATGGTTTGTACCTGGACCTTTGCAAGGGTTTTGactttttctcctgcactttCTGTATAGGCAGATGGGTGACTTCTGGAGTGAAGAAATGGAGGATACTGTGGGGGGAAGTTGGCTGGGGGCTTGTGGCTATGTCTCGAGCTAGCTCAACAGCGTCAGGGAGCGAAACCCGAccttgggagagagacacagttATGCTTGTTGGAAGGAAGCCATGGGAGCAAGAGGAGAAACTTGAAGATAGAGAGTGGTCTGCAGAGCTTGTGGCCTTGTAGATAAAGGGagttgctgagctgctgtgtctgtaataaaaaaagagccCAGAGTGGAAAATTGCTGAGCACAATTACAGGCTGACACGTCAGCCCCCTGCAAAGGTATAAAAGGCTTGCTTGATTATTGATTAATAAAGTGTCTTCGAGGTGTCTTCAAGTGTCTTTGTGCCTTCGATCCTCTCCCAGAGTCGGTGCATCATACGCCACAGGGGCTCAAGACCAAATGTCACCAGTGGTCAAGTCCTCCTGGTGGCCACTGACTAGTGGCATCTTCCAGTGCAAGCAGTTGGGCCAACTGTGTTGAATGTCTTTATTGTCTCCCAGTACAAGTTGACAAAGTGGCTTTTCAGACCCTCCTGTGGATGATGCCAAAGTGGGCAGAGCCCTTGAGCGATGCCATCCAGTTCACCCTGCCTTGAGCAGGACAGCTGGACAAGGGCATTTACAGGGGCCTCTCCCAACCTGAGATATTCTAGGACTCATTGACTCACTTCCATGGAGAGCTCTGTTGGGATGGGATAGCAGGGgtaagaagggaaaacagaggcgcagaagcagagacaaaacatGGTCCAGTAGAAACAAAGCAGTTCCTCTGGGGAATGTTCTCTCAGCCAAATGGTAGGTAGGAAATCCATGAGATAAATTGGCTGACAGAAGCTTCCCTTTATCTGCTGGGTGCCGGGCCACGGGGAGGGTGACGGCTGAGGACGGTATCTCGTGGTGAGTTGTGTCTCAGGGACTCACATTCCAGCAGGAAGCCAATGGCTGTGACGGGGGCAGTGAGGCCAGTTCTGCCTGCGGAGGGGACAGGCCACCAGCAGCAATGTGCCTGGGAAAGGGGCGGTGAGGTCACCTCTGCCTGACACAGCGCGTAGGGCAGCCCCTGACTCATGGCTGGGACACGTGCTGTTAAGCTCCATCTGCCAGTGTCTCGGGCAGGCCAGCAGAACCAAGGggcttctttcttgcttgtcaCGTCGCTGCTGCCTGAGAACATGACAGCACCGCAGCAGGCACACCGCTTGCTCGTGTCTATGCGAGAAGCTGAAAGGCTCGCAGCCTTGGAAGAGCGTGATGAGGCCGTGGCATGGTCAGGGGAAAGGCCACAAGGAGGGTGACGGGTCGGGATGCCCGCCTGAAGGGTGGTTTCCCAGGTGGTGGAGCTTTCCTTGGAGgtagggaagagcaggagggagaagcactgccacccagtgcagctgggaaagTGGAGACTGGaggtcaggaggaggaaatgtcaCTCAGGGGCTTGTGCTGTGGGGGGAGACGTCGTCCAGAAGGAGTATGAGATCAGTCcatgtctgtgtgtttgcaggcaCAGCGTGTGAGGGTGGGCAGACATCAGTGCATGTGTGGCAAGGGCAGGGTGAGAGCAAGGTGGGGAAGCCAGATGGGTGCCTGCGGCCTGccggggaaaagcagcagccgtGGGACAGCGTAGGACAACGTGAGACAGAAGGCAAAGGGCACGGGGAAGGCTGGAAGTCACCAAGAGAACCCAAGGGTTGTCCCCTTGCGTACGGCCATTGCCTGTGCCGTACAGAGTGCAGTTTATGGCACCTGCAGtgtccttggccatctcttcctttcctgtggaTCTCTTTGTCACTGCCTTCCCCAGTTCAGCAGCCCCTCGCCAAGGAATAAACCACCCAGCAGAAGAGTGAAACCCAGTGGGTCTCTCTGTAAGGGGTGGTTGATTCTGCCTGTATCTCCGCAGGTAAGTTGTTCCCCACCGACTGTTCTCCAGTGTCTCAGTCAGTCATATCAGAAAAAATCCCTCCCCGTGTACATCTACCCGACCACCTTGGTGGTAATGCTTTTTGTGCTACAGGGCACATATCCAGCACCACCCAGTGCCCAGTGGAACGTTCCAGTACCTACTGCTAGGTAGTTCTGACAGCTTCATGAAATGCATTGAGCAATCACAGTGTGGGTAGGGCCCCACAAAGACCAGAGTTCCATTTTGGTGTGTCTCAGCTTCATTTTAGTAACACACTTCACACTGAGTGTGGATTCAGTGTTGTCCAGGTCTGGAGGTCAGTCTCGTTCCAATGAGTGTATTTTGGTCTTAGCCACAGTTACTCCCACGAGTCCCCAATGGGATGGGGATACCAGCTACAGGCATTCCTGCATGAGGACATTTAGGGAAATGGGTACCTACCCAACAATCACTCCTCCTAACAGCATTTATCGATTCTTCAACAATTTTCAAATGAGTATTCCATGTCCATGACTCCTCCTGATCCCACCCAAGCTGAGGATTTAGCATACCACATCACAGGCCAAATTCTATACAtctgtaaaacatgtttcaacatATATCTACAAAGGAGAGACAAGTAGCAGGCTCCAGCCTCCCTGTAGACAGCCCAGTCTTATCTGGGGTCGCATTTCAGTCATTCACTTATATGCTGAATGGCAATAATGCAAGATACCGAACCTAGAACTTCATGATTCTGGAGGTAGTTTCAAGCATAAAGGTTTTTCTTGCTTGACAGTCCATTCTGGTGATGTGGCTGCTTAAACCCTGCTATGGCACGTCCATGGAGTGACTCCTTCAGGCTTGACAGCAGCGTAGGAGCTGAGCAAAATCTGGAAAGGTCCTTTCACTTCTCTTCAGAGGTTCATCCAACCACGTTCTAAGATACACACAATCTCCGGGTCGGTAGTGATGTACAGGCACGTCCAGGGACAGGTCTGCGCTCACAGTGACGTACCTCTGGAGAGAGGACAGGACCTTTCATAGAGACTGAACATGCTCTTTTAAGCCATGTTTCCCTTCTATTATTTTGGGATTCACTCCCCTTTCTGTCACCTGGCAAGGTTTACCATGTATCCTTTCCAAAGGACTAAGTCTCTCCTTCCGTTTACGCTGGATCCTGTATCTGTAGCAATGCTGAGGGAAAAGCATCTGACTGCTCTCTCTGAGGTTCTTGTCAGATTTTACTCATCTGTCTTTTCAGgctttgcttcattctttctactttcccGCTTGATTGAGGTCTCCATGGAGTGTGGAGATCCCATTTTACCCCTCCTAGTTTAGCTAAAAGGTGAAGGGCTTCTACTACCAAGTGTCGACCCCTACCCAAAGAAAGTCCTATGGGTACCCCAATCTCAGCATAATCTCTGAACTTACACTTACGATATTTCTTATTGGTGCGACAAGGGAaagcttccagccagcctgaaaAAGCATCTGCCATTACTAAAAGGTACGGATACCCATTTTGCTGCAGTAACTTGGAAAAAGTCTAATTGCCAGTAATCCCCTGGGCTTTGTCAGCC is a genomic window of Falco peregrinus isolate bFalPer1 unplaced genomic scaffold, bFalPer1.pri scaffold_42, whole genome shotgun sequence containing:
- the LOC129783450 gene encoding olfactory receptor 14A16-like, with protein sequence MSNSSSITQFLLLALADTQELQLLHFWLSLGIYLAALMANGLIIITVVCDHHLHTPMYFFLLNLSLLDLGSISTTLPKAMTNSLWDTRDISYSGCAAQLFLIVFFLSAECSLLTVMAYDRYVAICQPLHYGTLLGSRACVHMAAAAWASGFLYAALHTANTLSLPLCHGNALGQVFCEIPQILKLSCSHTYLREVGLIVAGASLLFGCFVFIVLSYMQIFRAVLRIPSEQGWHKAFSTCLPHLAVVSLFVSTATFAYLKPRSISSPSLDLVVAVLYSVVPPAVNPLIYSMRNQELKGAMCKLIAGCSSKALK